A part of Eremothecium sinecaudum strain ATCC 58844 chromosome VII, complete sequence genomic DNA contains:
- the HEM2 gene encoding porphobilinogen synthase HEM2 (Syntenic homolog of Ashbya gossypii AGR015C; Syntenic homolog of Saccharomyces cerevisiae YGL040C (HEM2)): protein MPDHTAEFLQVNQTHISSILGGGYNHPLLREWQNERQLTKNIFIFPLFVSDDPEEETAIPSLPGIKRFGIRKLLDYVVPLVNKGLRAVLLFGVPMKPGCKDMFGTAADDPDGPVIQAVKLLRKELPDLYIICDVCLCEYTSHGHCGVLYDDGSINREQSVRRIAAVAVNYAKAGAHCVAPSDMIDGRIRDIKLGLIQAGLAHKTFVMSYAAKFSGNLYGPFRDAACSAPSEGDRKCYQLPSGGRGLARRALRRDLDEGADGIIVKPSTFYLDIMADAAEIAKDIPICAYHVSGEYSMLHAAAEAGVVDLKSIAFEAHQGFLRAGARLIISYMTPEFLDWLS from the coding sequence ATGCCCGACCATACAGCAGAGTTTTTGCAAGTTAATCAGACTCATATATCTTCTATTCTAGGTGGTGGTTATAATCATCCGCTATTAAGAGAATGGCAAAATGAAAGGCAGCTAACtaaaaatatatttatcTTCCCTCTTTTTGTTAGCGATGACcctgaagaagaaactgCAATCCCATCTCTGCCAGGGATCAAACGTTTTGGTATCAGAAAGTTGCTAGACTATGTTGTTCCTTTAGTGAATAAGGGATTACGAGCCGTCCTCTTATTTGGTGTTCCCATGAAACCAGGATGTAAAGATATGTTTGGTACAGCAGCCGATGACCCTGATGGCCCTGTGATTCAGGCTGTGAAATTGCTCCGTAAGGAATTACCAGATCTATATATTATCTGTGATGTTTGCTTGTGTGAGTACACTTCTCATGGTCACTGTGGGGTATTGTACGATGACGGTTCTATTAACCGGGAGCAATCGGTCCGTAGAATCGCTGCGGTTGCTGTTAATTATGCGAAAGCAGGTGCCCATTGTGTTGCACCAAGTGATATGATTGATGGTAGGATCAGGGATATCAAGTTGGGATTAATCCAAGCAGGACTTGCCCATAAGACTTTCGTAATGAGTTACGCTGCAAAATTCAGTGGAAATTTATATGGTCCTTTCCGAGATGCAGCTTGCTCTGCTCCATCAGAGGGAGATCGTAAATGCTACCAGCTGCCTTCTGGCGGTCGTGGTCTGGCAAGGCGTGCTTTGAGGCGTGATTTAGATGAGGGAGCGGATGGTATAATTGTCAAACCATCTACTTTCTATTTAGATATTATGGCAGATGCAGCGGAGATTGCAAAGGATATTCCAATTTGCGCTTATCATGTGTCAGGTGAATACTCTATGTTGCATGCCGCAGCTGAAGCTGGTGTGGTTGACTTAAAATCCATCGCATTCGAGGCACATCAAGGCTTCTTAAGAGCTGGTGCAAGATTAATTATTAGTTATATGACACCAGAATTCTTGGATTGGTTAAGTTAA
- a CDS encoding PITH domain-containing protein (Syntenic homolog of Ashbya gossypii AGR016W; Syntenic homolog of Ashbya gossypii NOHBY731; No homolog in Saccharomyces cerevisiae; Syntenic homolog of Kluyveromyces lactis KLLA0F09251g), which produces MSHNHDCEQEHHNHSHTAPLPTNAKQSLYKSIDVSQVRCLNVVSKGTASSLNSGFIKSHAEKYNVSKYIESDADCQMLLLIPFTSSCKLFSIIFRAGNGGDLGYSCPKHIKIYKNLNKNLDFDTINDLKPDSEFEYPEGLGVHLTSSPDNAELEVKDDSTFVEHFLPRHVFQNCQSIAIFVSDNVSGDEDDLTQLCYLELRGESTGLIPNNTVPLMAVYEAAANPNDHAKVESETKIFHFGM; this is translated from the coding sequence ATGTCACATAATCACGACTGCGAACAGGAACACCACAATCATTCCCATACTGCACCGTTGCCAACCAACGCAAAACAGTCTTTATACAAATCAATTGATGTTTCACAGGTACGCTGCTTGAATGTAGTGAGCAAGGGAACAGCATCCAGCTTAAATTCTGGGTTTATTAAGAGCCATGCAGAAAAGTATAATGTTTCCAAATATATTGAATCCGATGCAGATTGCCAAATGTTGCTTCTCATTCCATTCACATCTTCATGTAAACTGTTTTCGATAATATTTAGGGCCGGTAATGGAGGCGATTTGGGATACAGCTGTCCTAAGCATATAAAAATCTACAAGAATCTCAATAAGAACTTGGATTTTGATACGATAAATGATTTGAAGCCAGACAGTGAATTTGAGTATCCTGAAGGACTTGGGGTTCACCTAACTTCTTCTCCAGATAATGCCGAATTAGAAGTAAAGGATGATTCCACTTTTGTTGAACATTTTTTACCTAGGCATGTATTTCAGAATTGCCAGTCTATTGCAATATTTGTCTCAGACAATGTATCTGGAGATGAGGATGACTTGACACAACTTTGTTACCTAGAATTGAGGGGAGAAAGTACTGGTCTAATACCAAATAATACAGTTCCACTAATGGCTGTATATGAAGCCGCAGCGAACCCAAATGACCATGCAAAAGTGGAATCTGAGACTAAGATATTCCATTTCGGAATGTAA
- the REC102 gene encoding Rec102p (Syntenic homolog of Ashbya gossypii AGR017W; Syntenic homolog of Saccharomyces cerevisiae YLR329W (REC102); 1-intron in Ashbya gossypii) produces MVNIKFETLYFSNYKESIVSSWDCSVELTDSKQHCFDLKEAVFILPPNNAPLQILINFVFGSERRSINCLEKVILPNIEFWHKDLNYMMESRIKGSSLILSLKCNHFNEMKVNKLFYKPKSLQLSRDYHILFLPHVKIQAAFHSTDDIDPKTVQNHLNEYVSSLLVSQLEFQFPLVFSKNCRNKFAQHERSMGSVACSLGGDCSLISNISEIISRDSTSTLIFQVLDNRQNKTKGKRSGSELNSHKPFMRS; encoded by the exons ATGGTGAATATTAAATTCGAAACACTATACTTTTCTAATTACAAAGAATCTATAGTGTCTAGTTGGGATTGTAGTGTTGAGTTAACAGATTCCAAACAACATTGCTTTGATCTAAAGGAAGCAGTTTTCATTTTGCCGCCCAACAACGCCCCTTTGCAA ATTCTCATAAACTTCGTTTTCGGCTCAGAGAGACGATCTATAAATTGTCTAGAGAAAGTAATATTACCAAACATCGAATTTTGGCATAAAGATTTGAACTATATGATGGAGAGCAGAATTAAGGGATCGTCCTTAATATTATCACTAAAGTGTAATCATTTTAATGAGATGAAAGTTAATAAGTTGTTCTACAAGCCTAAGTCGTTACAGCTATCAAGGGATTATCATATTCTCTTCTTACCTCATGTAAAAATACAAGCGGCATTTCATAGCACTGATGATATCGATCCAAAAACTGTTCAAAATCATTTGAATGAATACGTATCATCGCTTCTTGTCTCACAACTAGAATTTCAATTCCCACTTGTTTTTTCCAAGAACTGCAGAAATAAATTCGCCCAACATGAAAGATCAATGGGTTCAGTGGCTTGTAGCCTAGGTGGTGACTGTTCACTTATATCTAACATATCTGAAATAATCTCTAGGGATAGTACAAGCACTTTAATATTCCAGGTACTGGATAACCGCCAAAATAAGACGAAGGGAAAACGCTCTGGTTCTGAATTGAACTCGCATAAACCGTTCATGCGTTCTTAA
- a CDS encoding uncharacterized protein (Syntenic homolog of Ashbya gossypii AGR018C; Syntenic homolog of Saccharomyces cerevisiae YGR016W), giving the protein MSRLRRFNDSVLKFSQNGNDDRRGSHYFDEVDFLPLDTDEQEQLIQKIELSNSTKNDKYLRRLGFLYLLCGGGMLALATAMKMHQSFSKYRLLLLVSVQSIGCSFVYLRYSAVWHILQRFRIPFNIDSRAINIINMSILLTITWVVSGKNNNYSALVLLHIPHLLFIIAILVTRWVATIDTDIKMLRSSKYKFKNA; this is encoded by the coding sequence ATGTCAAGGCTAAGAAGGTTTAATGATAGCGTTTTAAAGTTTAGTCAGAATGGTAACGATGATCGGAGAGGGAGTCATTATTTTGATGAGGTAGACTTTTTACCTCTAGATACAGATGAACAAGAGCAATTGATACAAAAAATAGAACTTAGTAATTCTACAAAAAACGACAAGTATTTACGAAGATTAGGGttcctttacctattaTGTGGGGGAGGAATGCTTGCTTTAGCCACAGCTATGAAAATGCACCAGTCTTTCTCCAAGTATCGATTGTTACTACTAGTATCGGTGCAATCCATTGGCTGCTCGTTTGTCTATTTACGTTATTCAGCAGTTTGGCATATCCTTCAACGTTTCAGAATACCATTCAACATTGACTCTCGTGCAATAAACATAATAAACATGTCAATATTATTGACGATAACATGGGTGGTTTCAGGtaaaaataataattaCAGTGCTTTGGTATTACTTCATATACCTCATTTGTTATTCATTATTGCCATCCTTGTTACAAGGTGGGTAGCTACTATAGATACTGATATTAAGATGCTAAGGTCATCAAAATACAAATTTAAGAACGCATGA
- the MSB2 gene encoding Msb2p (Syntenic homolog of Ashbya gossypii AGR019C; Syntenic homolog of Saccharomyces cerevisiae YGR014W (MSB2)), with protein sequence MRVSILAVAPCVGLFAHANGLRVFDLYAREENNINSVSRIAGNATINTPPTALDTPEPNTFYWSKKISSNDPQGGGYETWSGFTIPSVIPQLEDDKKTSQRSGSRTTLSPSNSYSSLSSRKSSSSSTPDEVQPTPPTINNSSETPRRTPDASSPPNTSGTPKSTPPSHSPSPSPEIPTGSKNTTDASSIPTPQINQSPNSETNLTPIIKPSVNGTNITPSSPPKLTSTTSSSGLNDRPTPNSSNSEPLSTTPSSTPPDVSPTKPKDTDLPTAPNEGPSTPPGLSPSSLPTTNSTGNHGPSPHVSPTRSHDISTNEPEAPEKPSIVPLPPFSDYSASDLPFVPIPTINSTYPTVQSTSTSHPVIPITPDSSAPPVNTSPPVNSSPPADNPPANSSPPAVNPTPSNSPPPPKNPPYVSPTPTYFSGNSSLTPSHSVPFNNNTIHSPPNVDPFTIFTPSMNPHPHATDQRHSHLTATPSAQYVTPTIVIDTHSTHSNTTLGYPGTSRQPLPTTPSEPPVFKGSVSPSASPTRLPSPTPAAINTVVEVSPWLPTRIFTATPVAVTPEVDPTGDESHKPSPSSSTPTSSPTHTQVLPDVISPPTEPVLEGDFTLITIGFKEPLNYPFVVNEPIASAQIFNFLPAVLSFPFNGEVSTAPVVQLAPLKSKRHYLVTVAEVYFPTDKVNELQKLIADCDSVLYKSYDDTGRSFASLIDPLIPLTGIISQLNVNTPRYTGISGDSHDSQVHDGAMEARGKTTGNGQRLSEPAITGIVIAAVGAVIAYIAFIVVASRYVLKKKREGCLLDDHSDLSSNSGNYLGQAAPSAPSAPSALSSTPGLFGVYEEKYATSPSNGNRHGGRASMTPSMKVSNWLNYEDNHKPALQNLANGKTKMISAPIASENSLGWDS encoded by the coding sequence ATGAGGGTGTCTATCCTTGCTGTTGCCCCATGTGTTGGTTTGTTTGCCCACGCTAATGGACTAAGGGTATTTGACCTATATGCAAGAGAAGAAAATAATATCAATAGTGTTAGCAGAATTGCTGGAAACGCTACAATAAACACTCCACCTACTGCTCTGGATACTCCTGAACCTAATACTTTTTATTGGAGTAAAAAAATATCCAGTAACGATCCCCAGGGTGGAGGATATGAAACTTGGAGCGGTTTTACGATTCCATCGGTTATACCTCAGTTGGAAGATGATAAGAAAACCTCGCAACGATCTGGTTCCAGAACAACATTGTCTCCCTCAAATTCATATTCAAGTTTAAGTTCGAGAaaaagttcttcatcgtcTACTCCAGATGAGGTGCAACCAACACCTCCAACTATAAACAATAGTTCAGAAACTCCTAGACGGACCCCTGATGCATCATCACCTCCAAATACCTCTGGTACCCCAAAAAGTACACCGCCATCTCATAGTCCAAGTCCAAGCCCTGAAATTCCTACAGGTTCAAAAAATACTACAGATGCGAGCTCTATACCTACTCCCCAAATTAACCAGTCTCCCAACTCAGAAACTAACTTGACGCCAATAATTAAACCTTCGGTGAATGGTACGAATATTACACCATCATCTCCACCGAAGCTTACATCAACAACTAGTTCATCGGGATTGAACGATAGACCTACTCCTAACTCTAGTAATTCTGAACCGTTGTCTACAACACCGTCATCAACTCCTCCGGACGTTTCACCTACTAAACCAAAGGATACAGATCTACCTACTGCTCCTAATGAGGGACCATCCACTCCTCCTGGTTTAAGTCCATCTAGTTTACCTACGACAAATTCAACTGGTAACCATGGGCCATCTCCGCATGTTTCGCCAACGAGATCTCATGatatatctacaaatgAGCCTGAAGCTCCTGAGAAACCTTCCATAGTACCTCTTCCGCCTTTTTCAGACTATTCGGCTTCTGATCTGCCTTTTGTTCCGATACCGACTATTAATTCAACTTACCCCACAGTCCAAAGCACTAGCACTTCACATCCAGTTATTCCTATAACTCCGGATAGCAGCGCACCACCAGTTAACACCTCACCACCAGTTAACAGCTCACCGCCAGCTGACAATCCACCAGCCAACAGCTCACCACCAGCTGTCAACCCAACACCCTCTAACAGCCCTCCACCACCTAAAAATCCACCTTATGTTTCTCCTACTCCCACCTATTTTAGTGGAAATTCTAGCCTAACCCCTTCTCATTCGGTTCCATTTAACAACAATACAATACACTCACCTCCAAACGTGGATCCGTTTACTATTTTCACTCCTTCTATGAACCCCCATCCTCATGCTACCGACCAAAGGCATTCGCATCTAACAGCTACTCCGTCTGCGCAATATGTGACACCTACTATTGTTATTGACACTCATAGCACACATTCAAATACTACTTTGGGATATCCAGGTACGAGCAGACAACCTTTGCCCACAACACCAAGTGAACCTCCAGTGTTCAAAGGTAGTGTAAGTCCGAGTGCATCTCCTACGCGTTTACCAAGCCCAACTCCTGCTGCAATTAATACTGTGGTTGAAGTTAGTCCTTGGCTTCCAACGCGTATTTTTACAGCAACTCCAGTAGCTGTAACTCCAGAGGTAGATCCCACGGGAGATGAATCACATAAGCCTTCCCCAAGTTCTTCGACTCCAACGTCATCTCCCACACATACTCAGGTTTTGCCTGATGTCATTTCACCGCCTACTGAGCCTGTTTTGGAAGGCGACTTTACCTTGATAACCATTGGCTTTAAAGAACCTTTGAATTATCCGTTCGTTGTAAACGAACCCATTGCGAGTGCTCAAATCTTTAATTTTCTGCCTGCAGTTTTGAGTTTCCCTTTTAATGGCGAAGTTTCTACTGCACCTGTTGTTCAGCTTGCACCATTAAAGTCAAAGAGACACTACCTTGTGACTGTAGCGGAGGTGTATTTCCCAACAGATAAGGTTAATGAACTTCAGAAACTCATTGCTGACTGCGACAGTGTGCTTTATAAAAGTTACGATGACACTGGTCGATCATTCGCGTCGTTGATCGACCCATTAATACCTCTAACAGGTATAATTTCCCAATTGAATGTTAACACACCAAGGTATACAGGTATTTCAGGAGACTCTCACGATTCTCAAGTGCATGATGGTGCTATGGAAGCTCGTGGAAAAACTACGGGTAATGGCCAACGATTATCAGAACCTGCGATTACTGGAATTGTTATAGCTGCTGTTGGTGCAGTAATAGCATATATCGCATTTATTGTCGTTGCTTCCCGTTATGttttaaagaagaaaaggGAAGGATGTTTGTTGGACGATCATTCTGACCTGTCAAGTAACTCAGGAAATTACTTAGGCCAAGCTGCACCATCCGCGCCATCCGCGCCATCCGCACTATCCTCAACACCTGGTTTATTTGGTGTATATGAAGAAAAATATGCAACTTCGCCGTCGAATGGTAATAGGCATGGTGGTAGGGCGAGTATGACTCCAAGTATGAAAGTCTCCAACTGGCTGAACTATGAAGATAACCATAAACCTGCTTTACAAAATCTGGCTAATGGAAAGACGAAGATGATTAGTGCGCCAATCGCTTCCGAAAACTCTCTAGGGTGGGATTCTTAG
- the SNU71 gene encoding Snu71p (Syntenic homolog of Ashbya gossypii AGR020C; Syntenic homolog of Saccharomyces cerevisiae YGR013W (SNU71)) → MADIVFVSTSLYLGNKPNWKSTTSRPGYTPILKKDLYKFEQSLLTVTHGSAHHTVKHNISENTSNSNDVNETQKSIKDEKFQDLRLFLPISLSQQLHTVAIHNLPDNPLKTSSFISWLERFTISKFPNPFGQEVRSTGHDVIESWSHVRASTLENTQNLFLRLVQAPKYPQIVMYWIELFAAGSDSNISIHVDQNTEQYARDSAVNYKSEVTKEDIEALDTAVNSLRMQPSENTSDLGAMIAYDVDMSTLSDLPRDSEKQLVKDIVEFRTRVLTMEKEKRNKESLEEGKRSRAQLKRVLEQIRKIKGSEAAGNIEDDEEYDDDEDEEDEIQQDDLELEKRKQDKVKEIALQEFESVLAHLNTVLIPQLRKKEQELRMLEEYEAKLLRERPLYLKELLHLANSEYYDHDRAFKEKEEQLDEENRKANYSSNLPSSSAEKQHIATYLRSEEHSTTKLDAEVPSDRNKEPTARERKIKLALKKVFDSRAQEADSDTENENSVSPPALRAHLDTSEASSTNVDLLPYEGKELDAKLSYLRQSRLVDELVKEYLGVYEAELVDYIVDNIKEHHSRSSLLQELQETFDEDSNRIVDIIWKALLN, encoded by the coding sequence ATGGCTGATATAGTATTTGTATCGACATCATTATACCTGGGAAATAAACCTAATTGGAAATCAACCACATCTAGGCCAGGATACACTCCAATTTTGAAGAAAGATCTCTATAAGTTCGAACAGTCATTACTGACAGTTACCCATGGCTCTGCACACCATACTGTGAAACATAATATCTCCGAGAATACCAGCAATTCAAATGATGTTAATGAAACTCAAAAGAGTATCAAAGACGAGAAATTTCAAGATTTACGGTTGTTCTTGCCTATATCTTTGTCTCAACAACTTCATACAGTAGCGATACATAATCTGCCTGATAATCCTCTCAAAACTTCAAGTTTTATTAGCTGGCTGGAACGGTTTACCATCTCTAAGTTCCCCAATCCGTTCGGGCAAGAagtccgttcaacaggTCATGATGTAATAGAAAGTTGGTCTCATGTACGAGCTTCAACTCTCGAGAATACCCAAAATCTGTTTCTACGTCTCGTTCAAGCACCGAAATATCCGCAGATTGTGATGTATTGGATTGAGTTATTTGCAGCAGGGTCAGATTCAAACATATCGATTCATGTTGATCAAAATACGGAACAATATGCCAGGGACTCGGCGGTGAATTACAAGAGTGAAGTAACGAAGGAAGATATAGAGGCTCTAGATACTGCGGTAAACAGCTTGAGGATGCAGCCTTCAGAAAATACATCGGACTTGGGTGCGATGATAGCTTACGACGTTGACATGAGTACATTGAGTGATCTGCCGAGAGACTCTGAGAAACAACTCGTTAAAGACATAGTAGAATTTAGGACCCGTGTGCTTACTATGGAAAAGGAAAAGCGTAATAAGGAATCACTAGAAGAAGGTAAGCGTAGCCGTGCCCAGTTGAAGCGCGTATTAGAACAAATTCGTAAAATCAAGGGATCTGAGGCAGCAGGTAATATAGAAGACGATGAGGAATacgatgatgatgaagatgaggaagatgagATTCAACAGGATGACCTGGAATTGGAAAAGCGGAAGCAGGATAAAGTAAAAGAAATTGCTTTACAAGAATTCGAATCTGTATTGGCTCATCTGAATACAGTTCTGATACCTCAATTACGAAAGAAGGAACAAGAGCTTAGAATGCTCGAAGAATATGAAGCAAAACTACTGCGTGAAAGACCTCTATACTTAAAAGAGTTGCTGCATTTGGCCAATAGTGAATATTACGATCATGATAGAGCATTCAAGGAAAAAGAAGAGCAATTGGACGAGGAGAATAGAAAGGCCAATTATTCAAGTAATTtaccttcttcttctgctgAAAAACAACATATAGCTACCTACTTACGTTCCGAGGAGCATTCCACAACCAAACTGGACGCAGAAGTACCCTCAGATAGGAATAAAGAACCGACAGCAAGGGAACGTAAGATCAAACTTGCACTCAAAAAGGTCTTCGATTCCCGCGCTCAAGAAGCAGACAGCGATACTGAAAACGAAAATTCGGTTAGTCCACCCGCTCTTCGTGCACACCTAGACACCTCGGAAGCATCATCTACAAATGTGGACCTTCTTCCATATGAAGGCAAAGAACTTGACGCTAAGTTGTCCTATCTCCGCCAATCTCGTCTCGTTGATGAGCTCGTTAAAGAATATTTAGGAGTTTACGAAGCTGAGCTTGTAGATTACATTGTTGATAACATAAAAGAACATCACAGTCGTTCTAGCCTCTTACAAGAGCTTCAGGAAACATTTGACGAAGATAGCAATCGGATCGTTGATATTATATGGAAAGCGCTGCTGAACTAA
- the MCY1 gene encoding putative cysteine synthase (Syntenic homolog of Ashbya gossypii AGR021C; Syntenic homolog of Saccharomyces cerevisiae YGR012W) has translation MSSSQQNFCICWKDVVTAVSVVVSTASLYYAYKMSTRLSDLPPPKDRVDQLIGNTPMVLIPSLSKFTRCKIYAKLELCNPAGSAKDRVALNILKVAETQGLLTRGHRDVVFEGTSGSTGISIATICNALGYQSHISLPDDTSPEKLALLESLGAHIKKVKPASIVDPNQYVNAAKMACKLLNEQGHGSKGIFADQFENEANWIAHYQSTGPEIYRQLNGRIDGFVAGCGTGGTIGGVSRYLKERLGERVRTVLADPQGSGFFNKIKFGVMYDKVEKEGNRRRHQVDTIVEGIGLNRITKNFQRGEHYIDDSVRVNDSQAIKMAKYLSVNDGLFLGSSSAINAVAAVKLAQELKPGSVIVIIACDSGSRHLSKFWKQAMAVSNDIQLCDILSDN, from the coding sequence ATGTCTAGCTCTCAGCAAAATTTCTGCATTTGTTGGAAGGATGTGGTAACAGCGGTTTCTGTCGTGGTATCTACTGCCTCGTTATATTATGCATACAAAATGTCTACTAGACTATCTGATCTCCCGCCCCCAAAAGATAGAGTAGATCAGCTTATTGGTAACACACCTATGGTACTTATTCCTTCGCTATCAAAGTTCACTCGCTGTAAAATATACGCTAAGTTAGAACTTTGTAACCCTGCAGGCAGTGCGAAAGATCGTGTCGCTTTAAACATTTTAAAAGTAGCAGAGACTCAAGGTTTGCTGACTAGAGGGCATAGAGATGTAGTATTTGAGGGTACAAGTGGGTCTACTGGTATATCTATTGCAACAATTTGCAATGCTTTAGGATATCAGTCGCATATATCTCTTCCAGATGATACGTCACCAGAAAAATTGGCCCTATTAGAGAGTTTAGGTGCACATATCAAGAAGGTAAAGCCCGCTAGTATTGTAGATCCAAATCAATATGTCAATGCCGCAAAAATGGCATGTAAACTGCTGAATGAACAGGGTCACGGTAGTAAAGGTATTTTTGCTGACCAATTTGAAAATGAAGCCAATTGGATCGCTCATTATCAATCCACTGGACCTGAGATATATAGACAGTTGAATGGTCGTATCGATGGATTTGTAGCGGGTTGTGGAACTGGCGGTACGATCGGCGGAGTTAGTCGCTATTTAAAGGAGAGACTCGGGGAAAGAGTGCGCACAGTTCTTGCGGATCCTCAAGGATCAGGTTTCttcaataaaataaaatttGGAGTTATGTACGATAAAGTTGAAAAGGAAGGTAATAGACGGCGGCATCAAGTTGATACTATTGTTGAGGGTATTGGTTTAAATAGAATCACAAAGAATTTCCAACGGGGCGAGCATTATATTGATGATAGTGTGCGCGTAAATGATAGTCAAGCTATTAAAATGGCTAAATACCTCTCTGTGAATGACGGACTATTCCTTGGTAGTAGTAGCGCTATTAATGCGGTTGCAGCAGTAAAGCTGGCTCAAGAATTGAAACCAGGGAGTGTAATAGTAATAATTGCCTGTGACAGTGGATCAAGGCATCTAAGTAAATTTTGGAAACAAGCTATGGCGGTGAGCAATGATATACAATTATGTGATATTTTATCTGACAATTAG
- a CDS encoding nicotinamide/nicotinic acid mononucleotide adenylyltransferase (Syntenic homolog of Ashbya gossypii AGR022C; Syntenic homolog of Saccharomyces cerevisiae YLR328W (NMA1) and YGR010W (NMA2)), which produces MDPTKAPNFKPTNSAEEPYPPLTPSSEIPDHDPIVPFVVADYNTSIDAPIHPSSYKKFVRRNSILSPPVSDVHGFTRIPLKNGEMEPISNDVSSDSDVVETENLQNSSEVETGSSTNSFINKFPIADLEEVPHGVIRQARHFSDYEFPTHRLQQRLRNPNKLPLVIVACGSFSPITYLHLRMFEMALDAIGEHTRYEVIGGYYSPVSDNYKKPGLAPASHRVRMCELACERTSSWLMVDAWESLQPNYTRTAKVLDHFNEEINVKRGGVKKADGTQIGVKCMLLAGGDLIESMGEPNVWADADLHHILVQYGCLIVERTGSDVRSFLLSHDILYQHRRNILVIKQLIYNDISSTKVRLFIRRGMSVQYLLPNSVIRYIQEHGLYLNESEPVSQVIGNKD; this is translated from the coding sequence ATGGATCCTACTAAAGCGCCTAACTTTAAGCCGACAAACAGTGCTGAGGAACCCTACCCGCCTCTAACGCCAAGCTCTGAAATTCCTGACCATGATCCAATTGTGCCATTCGTTGTTGCGGATTATAACACGTCTATTGATGCGCCAATCCACCCAAGCAGTTACAAAAAATTTGTAAGACGCAATAGTATTCTAAGCCCTCCTGTTTCGGATGTTCACGGCTTTACTAGAATTCCATTGAAAAATGGAGAGATGGAACCTATTTCTAATGATGTGTCTTCTGATTCTGACGTTGTGGAGACAGAAAACTTGCAGAATTCATCAGAGGTTGAAACAGGTAGTTCAACGAACTCATTTATAAACAAATTTCCTATTGCAGATTTAGAAGAAGTCCCACATGGTGTGATTCGGCAGGCGCGCCATTTTTCTGATTATGAATTTCCGACCCATCGACTGCAGCAAAGGTTGCGCAACCCAAATAAGTTGCCTTTGGTGATTGTTGCATGCGGTTCTTTTTCACCTATTACATATTTGCATCTTAGGATGTTTGAGATGGCTTTAGATGCTATCGGGGAGCATACGAGATATGAAGTTATTGGCGGGTACTATTCACCGGTGAGTGATAATTACAAAAAGCCTGGTTTAGCTCCAGCTTCACATCGTGTAAGAATGTGCGAATTAGCATGTGAAAGAACGTCTTCTTGGCTAATGGTTGATGCCTGGGAGTCTTTGCAACCTAACTATACTAGGACTGCCAAAGTTTTAGACCACTTCAATGAGGAAATTAATGTGAAACGTGGTGGTGTTAAGAAAGCTGATGGTACCCAAATTGGAGTCAAATGTATGCTTTTGGCAGGCGGGGATTTGATAGAATCAATGGGTGAGCCCAATGTCTGGGCTGATGCAGACTTGCATCATATCTTAGTTCAATACGGGTGTTTAATTGTGGAACGTACCGGTTCAGATGTTCGTTCTTTTCTCCTATCACATGACATTCTCTATCAACATAGAAGGAATATCTTGGTCATTAAGCAACTGATTTACAATGATATTTCTTCCACCAAGGTTAGATTGTTTATTAGACGAGGGATGTCTGTGCAGTATTTGCTGCCAAATTCTGTAATAAGGTATATTCAGGAGCACGGATTGTACTTGAATGAATCCGAGCCGGTTAGCCAGGTAATTGGGAATAAAGATTAA